The following proteins are encoded in a genomic region of Dialister hominis:
- a CDS encoding acyl-CoA thioesterase, producing MFTYKRRVKFYETDGMRVVHHANYLRYFEEARVEYLRAGGIDLNDLMKEGIVFPILEISAKYIKSAEYDDVLLIKTYLRRVDRARLDFEYEVVREKTGEVLTTGKSTNTYTNMNTGRIVRLPAERLEKLVSLSEGDR from the coding sequence ATGTTTACTTATAAAAGAAGAGTCAAATTCTATGAAACAGACGGCATGAGAGTCGTTCATCATGCCAACTATCTTCGTTATTTTGAAGAAGCGAGAGTCGAGTACCTGCGCGCAGGCGGGATTGACCTGAATGATCTCATGAAAGAGGGAATCGTATTCCCGATTCTTGAAATCAGCGCCAAGTACATCAAATCGGCCGAGTACGATGATGTGCTTCTCATCAAGACGTACCTTCGCCGGGTAGACCGGGCGCGCCTTGACTTCGAGTATGAAGTCGTGCGTGAAAAGACAGGCGAGGTCCTGACGACCGGGAAGAGCACCAATACATACACCAATATGAATACAGGAAGGATCGTCAGACTTCCTGCAGAAAGGCTGGAGAAACTGGTTTCACTCTCGGAAGGAGACAGATAA
- a CDS encoding glutamate racemase has protein sequence MDNRAVGVMDSGVGGLTVARVLAEKYPKEGIVFLGDTARNPYGERPVEEIVRFSEAIKDFLLKKDVKMILVACNTISFNVPPSFLEGDVPVIKMSMNVALPEDAKKIAVFATPATISAHSHKKYLAKAHPEVETVEIPCEGLAAAIERNEDKNSIRALLQSILKEYDTQGADTALLACTHFPLVKDVFKEVLPGVRFLDPALPTVEDGMKILREKGALADKKGEKHFYFTAGEDRAAGLVNKIFGMETVEKANLLGV, from the coding sequence ATGGACAACAGGGCAGTCGGAGTGATGGATTCAGGCGTGGGCGGTCTTACCGTTGCGCGCGTGCTGGCAGAGAAGTATCCGAAGGAAGGCATCGTCTTTCTGGGGGATACGGCAAGAAATCCCTACGGGGAACGTCCCGTAGAGGAAATCGTGCGTTTTTCGGAAGCAATCAAGGATTTCCTTCTGAAGAAGGACGTGAAGATGATTCTGGTGGCGTGCAATACCATTTCCTTCAACGTGCCGCCATCCTTCCTTGAAGGGGATGTTCCTGTCATCAAGATGAGCATGAACGTCGCGCTGCCCGAAGACGCGAAAAAAATCGCTGTCTTTGCAACGCCGGCTACGATTTCGGCCCATTCGCACAAAAAGTATCTGGCAAAGGCGCATCCGGAAGTGGAAACCGTTGAGATCCCTTGCGAGGGACTGGCGGCTGCCATTGAGAGGAATGAGGATAAAAATTCCATCCGGGCTCTTTTGCAATCCATACTGAAGGAGTATGATACACAAGGGGCGGACACGGCGCTTTTGGCTTGCACGCACTTCCCGCTTGTGAAAGACGTGTTCAAGGAAGTGCTCCCCGGCGTCCGTTTCCTCGATCCGGCGCTTCCGACCGTCGAAGACGGCATGAAGATACTCCGTGAAAAGGGAGCTCTCGCGGATAAAAAAGGGGAAAAGCATTTTTATTTTACGGCGGGAGAAGACCGCGCAGCCGGACTGGTCAATAAGATCTTCGGTATGGAGACAGTGGAAAAAGCAAATCTATTAGGAGTGTGA
- a CDS encoding rhodanese-like domain-containing protein, whose product MIKYMILSLAVFSAALLLTGCSAEADGAYKKISASEAKEMMDKGNVTIVDVREPSEYAGGHVPGAMLLPLGTVSSSAEKALPDKDAVLLVYCRSGVRSLKASRELVSMGYKHVNDFGGILDWPYEIEK is encoded by the coding sequence ATGATTAAATACATGATTTTAAGTCTCGCCGTTTTTTCAGCCGCTCTTCTGCTGACCGGCTGCAGTGCTGAAGCTGACGGCGCATACAAGAAAATTTCCGCATCCGAAGCCAAAGAGATGATGGATAAGGGAAATGTCACCATCGTCGACGTGAGGGAACCCTCTGAGTACGCTGGAGGCCATGTGCCGGGCGCCATGCTCCTTCCGCTTGGGACTGTTTCCTCTTCTGCTGAAAAAGCCCTTCCGGACAAGGACGCTGTCCTTCTCGTGTACTGCCGCTCAGGCGTCAGAAGCCTCAAGGCATCCAGGGAGCTCGTTTCCATGGGCTACAAGCACGTCAATGACTTTGGCGGCATTCTTGACTGGCCTTATGAAATCGAGAAATAA
- a CDS encoding aminotransferase-like domain-containing protein, translated as MAIHFSEVLSKMKGSDLGPLLALTAQPDIISFAGGLPAPRTFPLKELTEVAVKVREEDGAGAMQYGPSLGFMGLRQAIADRMNRMYCPMGMDKVDPKNIMITTGSQQGLDITGRVFIDKDDVVLIESPSYLGAIGAFALEQPKFVEVPTDDQGMIPEELDKILATTDKVKFIYVIPNYQNPTGICWSLERRQKFMEVVTKYEIPVFEDNPYGDLRFEGEEIAPLVSMDPKHLVIYSGTFSKTLAPGMRLAWLVCNDEILAKMDLVKGSTDLSTPCVTQREVAMYMENYDFEGHIKENCKLYAHRRDVMCDAIKKYFPSDVKSTYPHGGLFLWVELPEGCDARDLFKYAIERKVAYVPGDSFFPASGKRNYFRLNFSYNDDDVIEDGVKRLADALKAYLADKK; from the coding sequence ATGGCTATTCACTTTTCTGAAGTACTGTCTAAGATGAAAGGCTCCGACCTTGGTCCATTGCTGGCTCTTACCGCTCAGCCGGACATTATTTCCTTTGCCGGCGGTCTCCCAGCTCCGAGAACATTTCCTCTGAAAGAATTGACTGAAGTTGCAGTCAAAGTCAGAGAAGAAGACGGCGCCGGCGCTATGCAGTACGGCCCGTCCCTCGGTTTCATGGGACTTCGCCAGGCTATTGCCGACCGCATGAACCGTATGTATTGTCCGATGGGCATGGATAAAGTCGATCCGAAGAACATCATGATCACCACTGGCTCCCAGCAGGGTCTTGACATCACCGGACGCGTATTCATCGACAAGGACGATGTCGTTCTCATTGAAAGCCCGTCCTACCTGGGCGCTATCGGTGCATTCGCTCTCGAACAGCCGAAATTCGTCGAAGTTCCGACCGATGATCAGGGCATGATCCCGGAAGAACTGGACAAGATTCTCGCAACAACCGACAAAGTCAAATTCATCTACGTCATCCCGAACTACCAGAACCCGACCGGTATCTGCTGGTCCCTGGAACGCCGCCAGAAATTTATGGAAGTCGTTACCAAGTATGAAATCCCGGTATTCGAAGATAACCCGTACGGCGACCTGCGCTTTGAAGGCGAAGAAATCGCTCCGCTCGTTTCCATGGATCCGAAGCACCTCGTCATCTATTCCGGCACCTTCTCCAAGACACTGGCTCCTGGCATGAGACTGGCATGGCTCGTATGCAACGATGAAATCCTTGCAAAGATGGACCTCGTCAAAGGCTCCACCGACCTTTCCACACCATGCGTCACCCAGCGTGAAGTTGCTATGTACATGGAAAACTATGATTTCGAAGGCCATATCAAAGAAAACTGCAAGCTGTACGCTCACCGCCGCGACGTTATGTGCGACGCTATCAAGAAGTACTTCCCGTCCGATGTGAAGTCCACCTATCCGCATGGCGGCCTCTTCCTCTGGGTAGAACTTCCGGAAGGCTGCGACGCACGCGACCTCTTCAAGTATGCCATCGAAAGAAAAGTCGCTTACGTACCAGGTGACTCCTTCTTCCCGGCATCCGGCAAGAGAAACTACTTCCGCCTGAACTTCTCCTACAATGACGACGATGTCATCGAAGACGGCGTAAAGAGACTCGCTGATGCACTCAAAGCTTACCTGGCTGACAAGAAATAA
- the truB gene encoding tRNA pseudouridine(55) synthase TruB yields the protein MDGVLNVIKPKDWTSFDVIAKLQRIYHQKKIGHGGTLDPMASGVLPVFLGRATRLIEYAPIHTKRYEAEFIMGIRTDTEDMTGEILERGEVPSDTSIWEGAVSAFRGDIMQVPSIYSAIKVNGERAYKLAREGKEVELKARPVTIYDLTIWEIAPPVIKLHVTCSSGTYIRALGRDIGEKAGCLLTMSSLVRTVVGPFSIENAKTMEEIEKDPEGSLMTSLKPILSGLPNIELSEKEARDFLQGKRLKTKEKDLDMAAAFHGDTFLGTAYVKAGIIHPKKVFS from the coding sequence ATGGACGGCGTCCTTAATGTCATCAAGCCGAAGGACTGGACCTCCTTCGATGTCATTGCAAAGCTCCAGAGGATCTACCACCAAAAGAAAATAGGGCACGGAGGGACGCTCGATCCCATGGCATCCGGCGTTCTTCCCGTGTTCCTGGGACGTGCGACGCGCCTCATCGAGTATGCGCCCATCCATACGAAGAGATATGAAGCAGAATTCATCATGGGCATCAGGACGGATACCGAGGACATGACGGGAGAAATCCTCGAAAGAGGAGAAGTCCCGTCTGACACGTCCATCTGGGAAGGTGCTGTCAGTGCTTTCCGCGGCGACATCATGCAGGTGCCTTCCATTTATTCAGCAATCAAGGTGAATGGGGAAAGGGCCTACAAGCTTGCCCGCGAAGGAAAGGAAGTCGAGCTCAAAGCGCGCCCCGTCACGATTTATGACCTGACCATCTGGGAAATCGCGCCGCCCGTCATCAAGCTGCATGTGACCTGCTCGTCCGGCACGTACATCCGGGCGCTTGGAAGAGATATCGGTGAAAAGGCAGGATGTCTTCTTACGATGTCCTCCCTTGTCCGTACCGTCGTCGGTCCCTTTTCCATTGAAAACGCAAAGACGATGGAGGAAATCGAGAAGGATCCGGAAGGATCCCTCATGACGAGTCTGAAACCGATCCTTTCCGGCCTTCCCAATATCGAGCTTTCCGAAAAGGAAGCCAGGGATTTCCTTCAGGGGAAACGGCTCAAGACGAAAGAAAAAGACCTTGATATGGCGGCTGCCTTCCATGGGGACACGTTCCTCGGCACCGCATACGTCAAGGCAGGCATCATTCATCCAAAGAAAGTTTTTTCGTGA
- a CDS encoding bifunctional riboflavin kinase/FAD synthetase, producing the protein MKILHALEEITDGEPRVFVLGFFDGCHLGHQAVFKEAAKLAEEKSAGIGVITFYPHPMSVLAPDIRVSLLQSEEEKAESFRKAGMDLAVFIRPTKEFLSETAESFLKSLADIPGIKGIVTGDNFSFGKGASGNVSSMKSYFEGSDVAVVTAPLVSEGGKVLSSTTVRTLIEAGKVEEAAKLLGRNYTMSGDVVHGFHRGNDLLGFPTANLRMPDARVLPADGVYATKTRIEGKCYPSVTNIGTNPTFGNSEKTIETFIIDFDEEIYGKSFTLEWVKYIRGEVKFDSVDALKAQIESDIETAKKIFF; encoded by the coding sequence ATGAAGATTTTACATGCATTGGAAGAAATCACGGACGGAGAACCCCGCGTCTTCGTCCTTGGATTTTTTGACGGCTGCCACCTGGGCCATCAGGCGGTCTTTAAAGAAGCAGCAAAGCTTGCGGAAGAAAAAAGTGCCGGAATCGGCGTCATTACCTTCTATCCGCATCCCATGAGCGTTCTTGCGCCCGACATCCGCGTCTCTCTTCTCCAGTCAGAAGAGGAAAAGGCAGAGTCCTTCCGGAAGGCAGGCATGGATCTGGCCGTATTTATCCGCCCGACGAAGGAATTCCTCTCTGAAACAGCAGAATCATTCCTGAAAAGCCTCGCAGATATTCCAGGCATCAAGGGCATTGTGACGGGAGATAACTTTTCCTTCGGGAAAGGCGCTTCCGGCAATGTTTCTTCCATGAAATCCTATTTTGAAGGAAGCGATGTTGCCGTTGTGACAGCGCCCCTTGTTTCCGAAGGCGGAAAAGTACTGTCGAGCACGACGGTACGCACGCTGATCGAGGCGGGAAAAGTCGAAGAGGCAGCAAAACTTCTTGGAAGGAACTATACGATGTCAGGCGACGTCGTTCACGGCTTCCACAGAGGAAATGATCTCCTGGGCTTTCCGACAGCGAACCTTCGCATGCCCGATGCACGCGTCCTTCCTGCCGACGGCGTCTATGCGACGAAGACAAGGATCGAAGGGAAATGCTATCCGTCCGTCACAAACATCGGGACGAATCCGACCTTTGGCAACAGCGAAAAAACGATCGAAACCTTCATCATTGATTTTGATGAAGAAATCTATGGGAAAAGCTTTACCCTGGAATGGGTGAAATATATCCGCGGCGAAGTGAAGTTTGATTCCGTAGACGCACTGAAAGCACAGATAGAAAGCGATATAGAAACAGCAAAGAAGATCTTTTTTTGA
- a CDS encoding Rpo12/RPC10 RNA polymerase subunit family protein, whose protein sequence is MAFTLICHACGQKLTLFDIDVKKRKGSVRCTRCGARVSYDLDKRKIQQSGFWSEEESTFDPRVRERVVRQLERNAGRKEAPLPPKKAPEPSHAHDFGDNPFSAKPGFAHFDMRTGMAVTSEDAASPSPAPTPKSRMVSAQKKEEKEGYAAFKSGLASGRRRTIKAPERPVTVIKKEPVQTEKKFTPPPRIVTRTAHRNMSLVRQAQHARKPAEPMHLNPVRSLWQKIRDFFSFTKNS, encoded by the coding sequence ATGGCATTCACACTCATTTGTCACGCCTGCGGGCAGAAGCTGACATTATTTGATATTGATGTAAAGAAAAGAAAGGGATCCGTGCGCTGCACCCGCTGCGGCGCGCGCGTCTCCTATGACCTGGACAAGAGAAAAATCCAGCAGTCCGGTTTCTGGAGCGAGGAAGAATCCACATTCGACCCAAGAGTACGGGAAAGGGTCGTCCGCCAGCTTGAAAGGAATGCGGGCAGGAAAGAAGCGCCGCTTCCACCAAAGAAAGCGCCGGAGCCTTCCCATGCCCATGATTTCGGGGACAATCCTTTCAGCGCAAAACCTGGCTTTGCCCATTTCGATATGAGGACGGGCATGGCAGTCACATCGGAAGACGCCGCTTCCCCTTCCCCGGCCCCCACGCCAAAGTCGCGCATGGTTTCTGCGCAGAAGAAGGAAGAAAAGGAAGGCTATGCCGCTTTCAAGAGCGGCCTAGCATCGGGAAGACGCCGCACGATCAAAGCACCTGAAAGGCCTGTCACCGTGATCAAGAAAGAACCTGTGCAGACGGAGAAGAAATTCACTCCCCCGCCCAGGATCGTCACAAGGACGGCGCACAGGAACATGAGCCTCGTCCGCCAGGCGCAGCATGCAAGAAAACCTGCAGAGCCGATGCACCTCAATCCGGTCCGCTCCCTCTGGCAAAAAATCCGTGATTTCTTTTCATTTACCAAAAATTCCTGA
- a CDS encoding SDR family NAD(P)-dependent oxidoreductase: MVRTIIISGGTSGIGLAAAKILSREGARTILLGRDTERGKKAEESVPGSLYVPCDVTKTDDCEKAVKAARTVGTVTGLVLSAGVYEEKLLENTTDEDIEKLFAVNVFGAMKLARASIPALREGKGAIVGVASDAAIEGNVQCSLYGATKGALVSFIRSLALELAVENIRANVVCPGDVDTPLLVKQLASYGGSREEMAEWYPLSRIAKPEEVGEVIAFLLSEKASFMTGTVLPVDGGLTDW; this comes from the coding sequence ATGGTAAGAACCATCATCATATCCGGTGGCACGTCGGGAATCGGCCTTGCTGCGGCCAAAATCCTTTCCAGGGAAGGGGCAAGGACCATCCTCCTTGGAAGAGATACGGAACGCGGCAAAAAGGCAGAAGAATCCGTTCCGGGAAGCCTTTACGTTCCCTGCGACGTGACGAAGACGGATGACTGCGAAAAAGCCGTGAAAGCCGCAAGGACGGTTGGAACGGTTACGGGCCTTGTCCTTTCTGCCGGCGTCTATGAAGAGAAACTTCTGGAGAATACGACCGATGAGGATATAGAAAAACTTTTTGCTGTCAATGTATTCGGCGCCATGAAACTTGCACGCGCATCCATTCCTGCCCTTCGGGAAGGGAAAGGTGCTATCGTAGGCGTTGCATCGGATGCGGCGATTGAAGGAAATGTCCAGTGCAGTCTTTACGGCGCGACAAAGGGAGCGCTTGTTTCCTTCATACGATCGCTTGCACTGGAACTTGCGGTCGAAAATATCCGCGCCAACGTTGTCTGCCCGGGCGATGTCGATACGCCCCTTCTTGTAAAACAGCTTGCCTCCTATGGCGGAAGCCGCGAGGAAATGGCAGAATGGTATCCGCTTTCCCGCATTGCAAAGCCTGAAGAAGTCGGGGAAGTCATCGCCTTCCTCCTTTCGGAAAAAGCATCCTTCATGACGGGGACCGTGTTACCCGTAGACGGCGGGCTGACCGACTGGTAA
- a CDS encoding divergent polysaccharide deacetylase family protein, with translation MAERKNSTRTGRTRRPAKRPVRRRRSKKSGHPLLFWLIFMIAVAGAAYMTDRMTNEPGGQPIQNVTVIHHLFNDKEEQGVVPSEDAGSPESLKERIKAAVKKITKDKGNDGTETETSITGSVMSAITGKKASESESSIKKESVSKETSSEDISSSSDSFSKSSTSSKTVKAEAKAPAPAPARKEPSPSTVTGRLAVVIDDAGRDLASQEVYESIGVPFTLAVMPNQVHTREAAASWAAHGMPVILHQPMESVSGSGMEAKTILTSMSDSEIRRMLSDSLSQVPEAVGINNHQGSKSTTDKRVMDDVMNELHHRGLFFLDSATNSYTEADGAAAEYGVPYARNDLFVDNSSDVSAIKAMIRKAAERAKEHGTYIIIGHCRPHTAEAFRQMVPQLEAEGIKFIYVLSLMN, from the coding sequence ATGGCAGAAAGAAAAAACAGCACCAGAACGGGAAGGACAAGGCGGCCGGCCAAAAGGCCCGTCAGGAGAAGACGCTCGAAAAAGAGCGGCCATCCGCTTCTCTTCTGGCTGATATTCATGATTGCGGTCGCGGGCGCCGCTTACATGACAGACCGCATGACAAATGAGCCCGGCGGACAGCCCATCCAGAATGTGACGGTCATTCATCATCTTTTCAATGATAAGGAAGAGCAGGGCGTCGTTCCTTCTGAAGATGCGGGTAGTCCGGAAAGCTTGAAGGAAAGAATCAAGGCAGCCGTCAAGAAGATCACGAAGGATAAGGGAAATGACGGTACAGAGACCGAGACGTCGATCACGGGAAGCGTCATGAGCGCAATTACAGGAAAGAAAGCCTCGGAATCAGAGTCGTCTATCAAGAAGGAAAGCGTTTCCAAAGAAACATCTTCGGAGGATATCAGTTCCTCATCTGATTCTTTCTCTAAATCCTCTACATCGTCCAAAACAGTCAAGGCGGAGGCCAAGGCACCTGCGCCAGCGCCTGCAAGGAAGGAACCGTCTCCTTCCACAGTGACGGGACGTCTGGCGGTCGTCATTGATGATGCGGGAAGAGACCTTGCTTCCCAGGAAGTGTATGAATCGATCGGCGTCCCGTTCACGCTGGCTGTCATGCCCAATCAGGTGCATACAAGGGAAGCGGCGGCGTCCTGGGCGGCGCATGGCATGCCCGTCATCCTGCACCAGCCGATGGAATCCGTTTCGGGCTCAGGCATGGAAGCCAAGACGATCCTGACGTCGATGAGCGATTCCGAAATAAGAAGAATGCTTTCAGACTCCCTCTCGCAGGTACCGGAAGCTGTCGGCATCAATAACCATCAGGGCTCGAAGTCAACGACGGACAAGCGCGTCATGGATGATGTCATGAATGAACTCCATCACAGGGGCCTCTTCTTCCTCGACAGCGCGACGAATTCCTATACGGAAGCCGATGGCGCGGCCGCTGAGTACGGCGTGCCCTATGCAAGAAATGACCTCTTCGTGGACAATTCTTCGGATGTTTCCGCCATCAAGGCCATGATCCGGAAAGCCGCTGAAAGGGCGAAGGAACATGGCACCTACATCATCATCGGCCACTGCCGCCCGCACACGGCAGAAGCATTCCGCCAGATGGTCCCGCAGCTTGAAGCAGAAGGCATCAAGTTCATTTATGTATTATCTCTCATGAATTAG
- a CDS encoding coenzyme F420-0:L-glutamate ligase, whose amino-acid sequence MAELELIPVHTRILTHHDDIVDAIKEYAGADITDHDIVCTAESVVAITQNRYVRPEELNVCWQARLMNRFVPAAGSMASIYGMQAAMDEEGKWNMLFSFILGAVAKVFGKRGVFYARCRQASLIDDVTGTMPPFDKCLVYGPADTDNVCERIKQETGAYGAVIADVNDLKRAAVLGKSKGLDPNQIAQILIDNPFGNDNQKTPIVIIKNFTDVMHQS is encoded by the coding sequence ATGGCAGAACTCGAACTCATCCCTGTTCATACCCGCATCCTGACACACCATGATGATATCGTGGATGCCATTAAGGAATACGCAGGCGCTGACATCACAGACCATGATATCGTCTGCACCGCTGAATCTGTCGTAGCAATCACGCAGAACCGCTATGTACGCCCTGAAGAACTGAATGTCTGCTGGCAGGCCCGCCTTATGAACCGCTTTGTTCCGGCAGCCGGCTCCATGGCAAGCATTTACGGCATGCAGGCCGCTATGGATGAAGAAGGGAAATGGAACATGCTCTTCTCCTTCATTCTCGGCGCTGTCGCCAAAGTATTCGGGAAACGCGGCGTATTCTATGCCCGCTGCCGTCAGGCATCCCTGATCGATGATGTCACAGGCACCATGCCTCCTTTCGACAAGTGCCTCGTATACGGCCCGGCCGATACGGACAATGTCTGCGAAAGAATCAAGCAGGAAACAGGCGCATACGGCGCTGTCATTGCAGACGTCAATGACCTCAAGAGAGCAGCCGTCCTTGGCAAGAGCAAGGGCCTCGATCCGAACCAGATCGCACAGATCCTGATCGACAACCCGTTTGGCAATGACAACCAGAAGACACCGATCGTCATCATCAAGAACTTCACTGATGTCATGCATCAGAGCTAA
- a CDS encoding D-2-hydroxyacid dehydrogenase, whose protein sequence is MKLVVINKLSEEKLAELQNAVPGSVVEAYKSPKEALPHVSDADAIALWGFQDIAPLLAAAPRVRWVHSLSDGVERLLTKEMMERPIILTNSHGVHDRSVSEHTMALLLSWMRRIPEAVRNQEAGEWIRPRGESLFGKTILIVGFGSIGRAIAQRAKVFETKILAVKKHLSTELFADHVYTQEELMDVLPKADIVIAALPSTPDTENFFGADQFAAMKKTALFINIARASIVDENALIDALEKGSIAGACLDVFSKEPLPADHPFWKMKNVIMTPHTASMVPDFWNKLTALLQTNFVNFSRGEKLMNEMDKKKGY, encoded by the coding sequence ATGAAACTCGTAGTCATTAATAAACTCTCCGAAGAAAAACTGGCCGAACTGCAGAATGCAGTGCCAGGCTCTGTCGTTGAAGCGTACAAATCCCCGAAAGAGGCTCTGCCGCACGTTTCCGATGCAGATGCCATCGCTCTCTGGGGCTTCCAGGACATTGCACCGCTCCTTGCAGCAGCTCCCAGAGTCCGCTGGGTACACTCCCTTTCTGACGGTGTCGAACGTCTTCTCACCAAGGAAATGATGGAACGCCCGATCATCCTCACCAATTCTCACGGCGTCCATGACCGTTCTGTTTCCGAGCATACGATGGCGCTTCTCCTTTCCTGGATGCGCCGCATTCCTGAAGCTGTCAGGAACCAGGAAGCGGGTGAATGGATCCGTCCGCGCGGCGAATCTCTCTTTGGAAAAACCATCCTGATTGTCGGCTTTGGCAGCATCGGCCGCGCCATTGCACAGAGGGCCAAGGTCTTCGAAACGAAGATCCTTGCCGTCAAGAAGCACCTTTCCACCGAACTCTTTGCCGATCACGTCTACACGCAGGAAGAACTCATGGATGTACTTCCGAAAGCGGATATCGTCATTGCCGCTCTCCCATCCACACCGGACACGGAAAACTTCTTCGGCGCTGATCAGTTTGCTGCCATGAAGAAGACAGCTCTCTTCATCAATATCGCCCGTGCATCGATTGTCGATGAAAATGCGCTCATCGATGCCCTCGAAAAAGGTTCCATTGCAGGCGCATGCCTTGACGTATTCTCCAAGGAACCGCTCCCTGCCGATCATCCCTTCTGGAAAATGAAGAATGTCATCATGACCCCGCACACCGCATCCATGGTGCCGGATTTCTGGAACAAGCTGACAGCGCTTCTTCAGACGAACTTCGTCAACTTCAGTCGCGGCGAAAAACTGATGAATGAAATGGACAAGAAAAAAGGATATTAA